Proteins encoded within one genomic window of Gimesia sp.:
- the ppk2 gene encoding polyphosphate kinase 2 has protein sequence MGSSKTDKQEQEAALMPVTWHRKLPQDVVPEEIRNKVKAAHKRDILCEKYPYRQKLKRPEYEELLVPLQIELLKLQRWVELNGERIVLLFEGRDAAGKGGTIKRFTEHLNPRGARVVALPKPSDTQQGQWYFQRYIEHLPTEGEIVFFDRSWYNRGVVEPVMGFCRPTEHHTFLREAPQLENMLVNSGIHLFKLWFSVSREEQYRRFKSRETDLLKQWKLSPIDVKSLGMWDEYTNAQNAMFMATDTKACPWTVIRSDDKKRARLNCIRYVLNAINYPHKDESLVSAFDSAIIGSKEVIYDTSEW, from the coding sequence ATGGGCTCGTCCAAAACAGACAAACAGGAACAGGAAGCGGCGCTCATGCCGGTCACCTGGCATCGGAAACTTCCCCAGGATGTCGTACCGGAAGAAATCCGGAACAAGGTAAAAGCAGCGCATAAACGGGATATCCTCTGCGAGAAATACCCCTATCGCCAGAAACTAAAACGACCGGAATACGAAGAACTGTTAGTGCCGCTGCAGATTGAACTGTTAAAACTGCAGCGCTGGGTCGAACTGAATGGCGAACGGATTGTGTTACTGTTTGAAGGACGGGATGCCGCCGGCAAGGGGGGCACGATCAAACGTTTCACCGAACACCTCAATCCCCGAGGTGCCCGGGTTGTCGCTTTGCCCAAACCGAGCGATACCCAGCAAGGCCAATGGTATTTCCAGCGGTACATCGAGCATTTACCCACTGAGGGAGAAATCGTCTTCTTTGATCGTTCCTGGTACAACCGGGGCGTCGTCGAACCGGTGATGGGGTTTTGCCGCCCTACCGAGCACCATACCTTTCTCCGTGAGGCGCCACAGCTGGAAAACATGCTGGTGAATTCGGGCATTCACCTGTTCAAGCTCTGGTTCTCTGTGAGCCGCGAGGAACAGTACCGCCGTTTCAAGTCACGAGAAACCGATCTACTGAAGCAGTGGAAACTCAGCCCTATCGATGTCAAGAGCCTGGGCATGTGGGACGAATACACCAATGCCCAGAATGCGATGTTCATGGCGACGGATACCAAAGCCTGTCCGTGGACTGTCATTCGTTCCGACGACAAAAAGCGCGCCCGGCTGAACTGCATTCGTTATGTGCTGAACGCGATTAACTATCCACACAAGGATGAAAGCCTGGTGTCGGCCTTCGATTCTGCCATCATTGGGTCCAAGGAAGTCATCTACGACACCAGTGAGTGGTAG
- a CDS encoding dual specificity protein phosphatase family protein produces the protein MSTSTEQDAAVQTTEKPVRRHKLIKFSLLVCALIGGGVLLWEGLLEDRLVAKRFGVVEPGKIYRSGQISSHLIEPVLRENKIEKVIALNGSDLQKPFLKTEVETAKKLHIDHQVLHLIGDGTGDVDDYAEAVAELMRCEKAGKPVLVHCAAGAQRTGGVVAAYRMLVQKKSPEEAYRELLLYDWKPHKDQALINYLNQNLAELSKRLEQKVDWYEPPAEIPVIGK, from the coding sequence ATGAGTACCAGCACTGAGCAGGATGCAGCTGTGCAAACCACCGAAAAACCAGTCCGGCGGCATAAACTGATTAAATTCTCCCTTCTGGTGTGCGCACTGATCGGTGGCGGAGTACTACTCTGGGAGGGTCTGCTGGAAGACCGCCTGGTAGCGAAACGCTTTGGCGTCGTAGAACCAGGCAAAATCTACCGTAGCGGCCAGATCTCCAGTCACCTGATTGAGCCTGTGCTGCGTGAAAACAAAATCGAAAAGGTCATCGCGCTCAACGGCAGCGACTTACAGAAGCCTTTCCTGAAAACCGAAGTCGAAACGGCGAAGAAATTACACATCGACCACCAGGTGCTGCATCTGATTGGCGACGGAACAGGTGATGTTGACGATTACGCGGAAGCGGTCGCTGAACTCATGCGCTGTGAAAAAGCGGGTAAACCGGTTCTGGTCCACTGTGCCGCTGGTGCACAGCGAACCGGTGGTGTTGTCGCCGCTTATCGCATGCTGGTCCAGAAAAAGTCTCCTGAAGAAGCGTATCGGGAACTATTGCTCTATGACTGGAAACCACACAAAGACCAGGCACTCATCAATTACCTGAACCAGAATCTGGCAGAGCTTTCCAAACGGCTCGAACAGAAAGTCGACTGGTATGAGCCGCCAGCCGAGATTCCTGTGATTGGGAAGTAA
- a CDS encoding NAD+ synthase, protein MKIALAQLNPTVGDLRGNCQRILEAVQRAEQAGAELVLFSELVVCGYPPKDILLREGFIAACDRAVEKLAQDIPANIGVIVGHPTGRDLPGRRMANAASLLCQGAVVECVHKLLLPNYDVFDEQRYFRHAELEQIRPVTFRGLKLGLHICEDAWWGQPDTFYHDQPVQLPDPVRILAEAGSDLLINISASPFEIDKRKRRQQIIQSHVDRYSIPYLFVNQVGGNDDLVFDGHSFVLDQNSQLQLQMAGFKEDLQLFDTEAVVESPLEISPLSREEQLFDALVLGLRDYMQKCGFTDCVLGLSGGIDSALAAAVAAEAIGPQHVHGLLLPSRYSSDHSVADSLALAENLGINYETVPIDSVHQAFENLPVIGDDLREAPAGLADQNLQARIRGANVMVRSNQHGWMALATGNKSELAMGYCTLYGDMAGGFAVLCDVLKCDVYLVSRYVNQRAGRIVIPENILDKAPSAELAPNQVDQDSLPPYDVLDGILKGLIEDERSVRSMSEQYPRETVQWVANRLDRNEFKRRQMPPGIKLSARAFGSGRRMPMAARFHWDEE, encoded by the coding sequence GTGAAAATTGCCTTGGCCCAGCTGAACCCGACGGTAGGTGACCTGCGCGGAAACTGTCAGCGAATCTTGGAAGCAGTGCAACGAGCTGAACAGGCCGGCGCTGAACTGGTCCTGTTTTCGGAACTGGTTGTCTGCGGATATCCCCCCAAAGACATCCTGTTGAGAGAAGGTTTCATCGCAGCATGTGACCGGGCAGTAGAAAAACTGGCACAGGATATCCCCGCCAATATCGGCGTGATTGTAGGACATCCGACCGGACGAGATCTTCCCGGCAGACGCATGGCAAACGCGGCCAGCCTGCTCTGTCAGGGAGCTGTCGTGGAATGCGTGCACAAGCTGCTGTTGCCTAATTACGATGTCTTTGATGAACAGCGCTATTTCCGCCATGCCGAGCTGGAGCAGATCCGCCCCGTCACTTTTCGTGGGCTCAAACTGGGCCTGCATATCTGCGAAGACGCCTGGTGGGGGCAACCCGATACCTTTTATCATGATCAGCCGGTGCAACTCCCCGATCCGGTTCGAATCCTCGCCGAAGCCGGTTCCGATCTGCTGATCAACATCTCTGCCAGTCCCTTTGAAATCGACAAACGAAAACGACGGCAGCAGATCATTCAGTCGCATGTGGATCGTTACTCAATCCCTTACCTGTTCGTCAACCAGGTGGGGGGCAACGATGATCTGGTGTTTGACGGACATAGCTTCGTCCTCGATCAGAACAGTCAGCTTCAATTACAGATGGCCGGTTTCAAAGAAGATCTGCAGCTGTTTGATACTGAGGCGGTCGTTGAATCGCCTCTCGAAATTTCACCCCTGTCCCGCGAAGAGCAGTTGTTCGATGCCCTGGTGCTGGGCCTGCGGGATTATATGCAGAAGTGTGGATTCACCGATTGCGTTCTTGGCCTTTCGGGGGGCATCGACAGCGCCCTGGCCGCAGCGGTCGCAGCCGAGGCCATCGGCCCGCAGCACGTGCATGGTCTGCTGCTCCCCAGTCGATACAGCAGCGATCACAGTGTGGCGGATTCACTGGCACTGGCGGAGAATCTGGGCATCAATTATGAAACCGTGCCCATTGATTCAGTGCATCAGGCTTTTGAGAATCTGCCTGTTATCGGCGATGATTTACGCGAAGCACCTGCAGGGCTGGCAGATCAGAACCTGCAGGCGCGTATCCGCGGCGCCAATGTGATGGTTCGTAGCAATCAACATGGCTGGATGGCTTTAGCGACCGGTAACAAGAGCGAACTGGCCATGGGATACTGCACGCTGTATGGCGACATGGCCGGAGGTTTCGCCGTACTCTGTGATGTGCTGAAATGTGATGTCTACCTGGTTTCGCGTTATGTTAACCAGCGCGCCGGCCGTATTGTGATTCCGGAGAACATTCTGGATAAGGCACCCAGTGCAGAGCTGGCACCGAATCAGGTCGATCAGGACTCACTGCCACCTTATGATGTTCTGGACGGGATTCTGAAAGGTTTGATCGAAGACGAACGTTCCGTGCGGAGCATGTCGGAGCAGTATCCACGTGAGACCGTTCAATGGGTTGCCAATCGCCTGGATCGGAATGAATTTAAACGTCGACAGATGCCACCCGGCATTAAACTGTCAGCCCGGGCATTCGGATCAGGTCGTCGTATGCCGATGGCGGCCCGCTTTCACTGGGACGAAGAGTAA
- the trmB gene encoding tRNA (guanosine(46)-N7)-methyltransferase TrmB, producing the protein MTRSKPTKDLKPYFQTLEDLEGPFDWAAFFGNDNPVVLDVGAGRGLFLFNSSGEHPEKNFLGMEIDYREGRRAATRLLKAERPNARVLGGDARVAFDKFIHDSSVSEVHVYFPDPWWKKRHHKRRIFTDVFVERVTKALKNGGELHFWTDVEEYYERVVNLMDHAPQFIKREAPEEKLPEHDMDFQTSFERKKRKEGWIIHRGLWELSK; encoded by the coding sequence ATGACGCGTTCGAAACCGACCAAAGACCTCAAACCCTATTTTCAGACTCTCGAAGACCTGGAAGGTCCCTTCGACTGGGCTGCCTTTTTTGGCAATGACAATCCGGTGGTTCTGGACGTAGGTGCCGGCCGCGGTCTGTTTCTGTTCAATTCCAGCGGTGAGCACCCGGAGAAAAACTTTCTGGGGATGGAGATCGACTACCGCGAGGGACGTCGCGCTGCAACGCGGTTACTGAAGGCCGAGCGTCCCAATGCACGTGTGCTGGGGGGAGATGCGAGGGTTGCTTTCGACAAGTTCATTCACGACTCTTCTGTTTCTGAAGTACATGTCTACTTTCCCGATCCCTGGTGGAAGAAGCGTCATCACAAACGCCGGATTTTTACCGACGTGTTTGTGGAACGGGTCACCAAAGCTTTAAAGAATGGCGGTGAGCTGCACTTCTGGACGGACGTGGAAGAATACTACGAGCGGGTGGTTAACCTGATGGATCACGCCCCCCAGTTCATCAAACGGGAAGCCCCCGAGGAAAAACTCCCGGAACATGACATGGATTTCCAGACCAGCTTTGAACGAAAAAAACGCAAGGAAGGCTGGATTATTCACCGCGGACTCTGGGAACTCAGCAAGTAA
- a CDS encoding TAXI family TRAP transporter solute-binding subunit yields MRRTILKILVVVLLISLPVILHQTYRWMTALPDRITIAAGHPEGRYYGVAEQLKARLQEQLPIEVEILQTEGSLENMKLLRSGKADLGFYQPGAEYVLIERKPGPAAPRQAGPVETDEICFIANLFSQAVHVIVPLDSEVRNVNDLKGKRVAIGQPGSGDLAASLPLLEHLQLDLDEIKPAYLSYLEIEEEFGENKLDAAIVTVGVEAPLLQKLLQTGQYRLLEIPYIGALTRRETQFYPYEIPAGMYSRKQSVVPERNLPTVACGALLLTRESVSDDLITEVTTQVLHQNFSRQVHLNELSAKGQTFARENQGFPMHDGADHVYNPELKPFMNSEFVEATEGMRSFIVSILIAGYLLFHWFRKRREKSKEHRLDSYIRQLVEIENQQMKFDGNKLQDGPALIALLDDVTSLRQHTLKQFSAHELNEDRATDVFLEMCHALSDKINAKLLGWKIDRLGEKIKDD; encoded by the coding sequence ATGAGACGTACTATCCTCAAGATCCTGGTTGTCGTTCTCCTGATCTCTCTGCCGGTAATTTTGCATCAGACCTACCGCTGGATGACCGCCTTACCCGATCGGATTACCATCGCCGCCGGTCACCCGGAAGGGCGTTATTACGGGGTCGCAGAACAGCTCAAAGCAAGGTTGCAGGAACAGTTACCGATTGAAGTCGAAATCCTGCAGACAGAGGGTTCGCTGGAGAATATGAAGTTGCTGAGATCAGGCAAAGCCGATCTGGGATTTTACCAGCCGGGGGCTGAGTATGTACTGATCGAACGCAAGCCCGGGCCCGCGGCTCCCAGGCAGGCTGGTCCAGTTGAGACGGACGAAATCTGTTTCATCGCCAATCTGTTTTCCCAGGCCGTGCATGTGATTGTACCCCTCGATTCTGAAGTCAGAAATGTGAATGATCTGAAAGGCAAACGGGTTGCGATCGGGCAGCCGGGCTCAGGCGATCTGGCTGCCAGCTTGCCTTTGCTGGAGCATCTCCAGCTGGACCTGGATGAAATCAAGCCTGCCTACCTGTCGTATCTGGAGATCGAAGAGGAGTTCGGTGAGAACAAGCTGGATGCCGCTATCGTGACGGTTGGTGTAGAAGCGCCGCTCTTACAGAAACTGCTGCAGACCGGTCAGTATCGTCTGCTCGAAATTCCGTATATCGGTGCCCTGACGCGGAGGGAAACTCAGTTCTATCCGTATGAGATCCCGGCAGGCATGTATTCCCGAAAACAAAGCGTCGTACCCGAGCGGAACCTGCCCACGGTCGCCTGTGGTGCTCTGCTGCTTACCAGGGAATCGGTTTCGGACGATCTGATTACGGAGGTAACAACACAGGTACTGCATCAGAATTTTTCCCGGCAGGTGCATCTGAATGAGCTGTCCGCCAAGGGGCAGACCTTCGCCCGCGAGAACCAGGGGTTTCCCATGCACGATGGGGCAGATCATGTCTACAACCCGGAGCTCAAGCCGTTTATGAATTCCGAATTCGTCGAGGCGACCGAAGGGATGCGTTCCTTCATCGTATCCATACTGATTGCCGGTTACTTGCTGTTCCACTGGTTTAGGAAACGCCGAGAAAAATCGAAAGAACATCGACTGGACAGCTACATCAGGCAACTGGTTGAGATCGAGAATCAGCAGATGAAATTCGATGGCAATAAGCTGCAGGATGGTCCGGCTCTCATCGCGTTGCTGGATGACGTAACCAGCCTGAGACAGCATACGCTAAAACAGTTTTCTGCTCACGAGTTGAATGAGGATCGGGCGACAGATGTCTTTCTGGAAATGTGTCACGCATTGAGTGACAAAATTAACGCGAAACTTTTAGGCTGGAAAATTGACCGGCTGGGTGAGAAGATAAAGGACGATTGA
- a CDS encoding exo-beta-N-acetylmuramidase NamZ domain-containing protein: MKYFILFITCLLFLSASLPEVRSAEPTRLPHAQAAAGMNPQRLSEIDFVVERGLARDSMPGAVVLVGYKGKIVFLKAYGYRQVKPEKRAMTTDTVFDLASLTKPIATATSVMKLIEQGKLKLSDPVSKYIPEFAANGKQDITIYQLLTHQGGLIPDNSIKDYLDGPETAMQKIYALKLYYEPGTRFAYTDVGFILLGDIVKRISGESVHEFSQKNVFQPLGMQETGYLPADELKQRAATTQERDGHWMQGEVHDPRAYRLGGVAGHAGLFSTAEDLAVYAQMMLNQGSQNGTRVLKPETIDLMTRGYPVVDDIRGLGWDSLSRYSSNRGDLFSPRAFGHGGFTGTAIWMDPVQDLFVIFLSNRVHPDGKGSVNSLAGRIGTIAAAAITGQPAATAEVKVASKASLDVLTGIDVLKREQFKSLNGKRIGLITNHTGLTREGESTVQVLNDAPQVQLKTLFSPEHGFAGKLDVSKIGDSTDAKTGLKIFSLYGKTRTPTPESLQDLDALVFDIQDIGARFYTYISTMGNAMRAAKQQGIKFIVLDRPNPINGVDYAGPVLDEGAQSFVGYHRIPVRHGMTAGELARMFNTEMQIGVDLQVIKLQNWKRDMYYDETGLTWVNPSPNMRSLNQAVLYPGIGLLETTNLSVGRGTDTPFEWIGAPWLKGMQLAEALNRSGLPGVRFVPVEFTPESSKFSGELCGGVNFIVTDREQFQPVQTGLEIAIQLRKHFPQEWETRNFNRLLGNQRVFDAVLQGESLMQIRSGYQQDLAEFGVRRARYLMY; this comes from the coding sequence ATGAAGTATTTCATCCTGTTTATCACCTGCCTCCTGTTTCTGTCAGCAAGTCTTCCCGAGGTTCGCTCGGCTGAACCAACCCGACTGCCGCATGCTCAGGCAGCAGCGGGGATGAACCCACAGAGGTTGTCTGAGATTGACTTTGTCGTCGAGCGTGGTCTGGCGCGAGATTCGATGCCCGGCGCCGTGGTGCTCGTGGGATATAAGGGCAAAATTGTTTTCCTCAAAGCCTACGGCTATCGTCAGGTGAAACCCGAAAAACGGGCCATGACGACAGATACCGTCTTTGACCTGGCCTCCCTGACAAAACCGATCGCGACCGCGACCAGCGTGATGAAGTTAATCGAGCAGGGGAAGTTGAAGCTCAGTGATCCAGTATCGAAATATATTCCGGAGTTTGCCGCCAACGGCAAGCAGGATATTACCATCTATCAGCTGCTGACCCATCAGGGAGGCCTGATCCCGGATAACTCCATCAAAGATTATCTGGATGGTCCTGAAACCGCGATGCAGAAGATTTATGCTCTCAAACTCTACTATGAACCGGGAACACGGTTTGCCTACACCGATGTCGGCTTCATCCTCCTGGGAGATATTGTGAAACGAATCAGCGGAGAATCGGTGCATGAGTTTTCTCAGAAAAACGTTTTCCAGCCGCTGGGGATGCAGGAAACCGGGTACCTGCCGGCAGACGAACTGAAACAGCGGGCCGCGACAACGCAGGAACGGGACGGACACTGGATGCAGGGGGAAGTTCATGATCCGCGTGCATATCGACTCGGAGGCGTCGCCGGGCATGCGGGACTATTTTCGACTGCCGAAGATCTGGCGGTCTACGCCCAGATGATGTTGAATCAGGGAAGCCAGAATGGTACCCGTGTTCTGAAACCGGAAACGATCGATCTCATGACGCGGGGCTATCCTGTCGTCGATGACATCCGGGGTCTGGGTTGGGACAGCCTGTCGCGTTATTCCTCGAACAGGGGCGACCTGTTTTCCCCACGCGCGTTCGGGCATGGCGGATTCACGGGAACTGCGATCTGGATGGATCCCGTTCAGGACCTGTTCGTGATTTTTCTCAGCAACCGAGTACACCCCGACGGGAAAGGCTCTGTCAATTCTCTGGCGGGACGGATTGGTACGATTGCCGCTGCTGCGATTACCGGACAACCGGCAGCGACTGCGGAAGTCAAAGTTGCCTCAAAAGCCAGCCTGGATGTGCTGACCGGAATTGATGTCCTGAAGCGGGAACAGTTCAAGTCATTAAATGGAAAACGCATTGGCCTGATCACGAATCATACCGGGCTCACCCGCGAGGGGGAGAGTACGGTGCAGGTTCTCAATGACGCACCACAGGTGCAGTTGAAAACCCTCTTCAGTCCCGAGCATGGCTTTGCCGGTAAACTGGACGTGTCGAAAATCGGCGATTCCACTGACGCAAAGACGGGGCTGAAAATCTTCAGCCTGTACGGCAAAACGCGAACGCCTACGCCGGAAAGTCTGCAGGATCTGGATGCGCTGGTGTTCGACATCCAGGATATCGGAGCGCGGTTTTATACATATATCTCTACGATGGGGAATGCGATGCGGGCTGCAAAACAGCAGGGCATCAAATTTATTGTGCTGGATCGGCCGAACCCGATCAATGGCGTCGATTACGCAGGACCCGTGCTGGACGAAGGAGCTCAATCGTTTGTCGGTTACCACCGCATACCCGTGCGTCATGGCATGACTGCGGGCGAACTGGCCCGGATGTTCAATACGGAAATGCAGATCGGCGTCGACCTGCAGGTCATCAAGTTGCAAAACTGGAAGCGGGACATGTATTACGACGAGACCGGGCTGACCTGGGTCAACCCGTCGCCCAATATGCGGAGTCTGAATCAGGCCGTCCTGTATCCCGGGATCGGTTTACTGGAGACGACAAATCTGTCGGTTGGACGTGGAACGGATACGCCCTTCGAATGGATCGGGGCTCCCTGGCTGAAAGGCATGCAGCTGGCTGAAGCGTTGAACCGGTCGGGATTGCCGGGTGTACGATTTGTGCCGGTTGAGTTCACTCCGGAATCGAGTAAATTTTCCGGGGAACTGTGTGGCGGTGTGAATTTTATTGTCACCGACCGGGAGCAGTTTCAACCCGTGCAGACCGGCTTGGAGATTGCCATCCAGTTAAGGAAACACTTTCCACAGGAGTGGGAGACACGGAATTTCAATCGATTGCTGGGAAATCAGCGTGTCTTTGATGCTGTGCTGCAGGGAGAGTCTCTGATGCAGATCCGCTCTGGCTACCAGCAGGATCTGGCAGAGTTCGGCGTACGGCGGGCCAGGTATCTCATGTATTAA
- a CDS encoding nicotinamide-nucleotide amidohydrolase family protein: protein MFPEFLIQSAEEVKSALSRNDRRLVLAESCTGGLVATLMTSLPGISDYFCGSAVVYRWDTKMKWLGVQAETLNQFTDVSRETAREMALGVLQETPEATLSAAITGHLGPGAPESQDGLVCIGIARLTSSDLAVTPELVSVEALQSDALISSGPVQNHPADGLTLRQRRQLAAADQMLKLIAKALES from the coding sequence ATGTTTCCCGAGTTTTTGATCCAGTCTGCTGAGGAAGTCAAATCGGCTCTGTCCCGTAACGACCGGAGACTCGTTCTCGCAGAGAGTTGCACCGGCGGACTCGTGGCGACGCTGATGACCAGCCTGCCGGGGATTTCTGATTATTTCTGTGGCTCAGCCGTGGTCTATCGCTGGGACACCAAAATGAAGTGGCTGGGAGTACAGGCGGAGACGTTGAACCAGTTTACCGATGTCAGTCGCGAGACGGCCCGGGAAATGGCTTTGGGTGTCCTGCAGGAAACTCCCGAAGCGACTCTTTCCGCAGCGATCACGGGGCATTTGGGGCCTGGTGCCCCCGAGTCTCAGGATGGGCTCGTCTGTATTGGTATCGCCCGACTGACTTCCAGCGATCTTGCGGTGACGCCGGAACTGGTGTCTGTCGAGGCGCTGCAAAGTGATGCGCTGATCTCAAGTGGACCGGTACAGAATCATCCCGCAGACGGGCTCACGCTGCGCCAGCGTCGCCAGCTGGCAGCCGCCGATCAGATGCTGAAACTGATCGCCAAAGCACTGGAAAGCTGA
- a CDS encoding HEAT repeat domain-containing protein → MPTAMLPASAKAKVLDSKMEVAQNLENKKELKKAKETYEDIFEADPKRALACHRLAIVSYRVGEREEALEYFKKAEALTPENPELLSDYGYALYKMKKLNEAEKVLQRSVKLEPDNERAVTRLATVLGTQGKMHESYTQLCKISTPAEAHEIVAHLHAQRGEKREALERYQRSLAMSRMAAGESGGLKRGSAEFKQNEKLLKRVQMNIAQLSADPALKSAKPDVQMAQHSRSDAAKSKLETASAEQSSFRKFEVAQKTTLKQKPAPKPEPTREDFEPKTEVAATNDSPFQVIRDRIGKKSSKQDVENPFLADPSLSEPAFEQEPMEVAEVKSEKTPMKSQVDDSAQKREQAGSRLNEILAQAENRSQPEEEVTFRRLTDEAVAQMESASQAERQPVRNAEVRETQVAQVTEKPAATQPTHKRSAYELMRDLQTELIADFTPADEQRVQVTPDFRQVAQSEMPRETENTFERQQREAVSNSPFEDAEVAQIGTWNPVDPKSKSEQGKISTVSRQFEVEPVQPSQKPIVQNVSLSQPKREVVPPNSAAALCPNASGEVLYLVKQLDSSDVPELKQAVQRLGAMEAEAIASVPALRSLSLHENMGVRIQSAFSLWRIEGNTDDSVPTLIEAMNSQVESDRSFAAAVLSQIGHQSQELTPILVRSLSDSNPYVRLHTAELLARNPDWKYQAHKTLSDCLMSKDVNIRWLACYSLADLQPEDDRVVAALSLALQDKASQVRAGAAYALGEIGPFAHKSIPELQKARFDTNSDVRTAARNALTRVSHRINAPSAN, encoded by the coding sequence ATGCCCACAGCCATGCTCCCAGCCTCCGCGAAGGCCAAGGTACTGGACAGCAAGATGGAGGTCGCTCAGAATCTGGAAAACAAAAAAGAATTAAAAAAGGCGAAGGAAACCTACGAAGACATCTTCGAAGCGGATCCCAAACGGGCCTTGGCGTGTCACCGCCTGGCGATCGTAAGTTATCGCGTGGGTGAGCGGGAAGAAGCTCTGGAGTACTTCAAAAAGGCGGAAGCACTGACACCGGAGAATCCGGAACTGTTGAGTGACTACGGCTATGCTTTGTACAAGATGAAAAAGCTGAACGAAGCCGAAAAGGTTCTGCAGAGATCCGTCAAGCTGGAGCCAGACAACGAACGCGCCGTGACGCGTCTGGCCACGGTTCTGGGAACCCAGGGGAAAATGCACGAGAGCTATACGCAGCTGTGTAAAATCAGCACCCCCGCCGAAGCCCACGAGATCGTCGCTCATCTGCACGCTCAGCGTGGTGAAAAACGTGAAGCCCTGGAACGCTATCAGCGATCGCTGGCAATGAGCCGGATGGCAGCTGGTGAAAGTGGCGGCTTGAAACGGGGTTCTGCTGAATTCAAACAGAATGAAAAACTGCTGAAACGCGTGCAGATGAATATCGCACAGTTATCCGCAGATCCTGCATTGAAATCGGCCAAACCGGATGTGCAGATGGCACAGCATTCGCGATCTGATGCTGCCAAATCCAAGCTGGAAACAGCGAGTGCAGAACAGAGCTCGTTCCGTAAATTTGAAGTCGCTCAAAAAACAACACTGAAACAGAAACCGGCACCCAAACCCGAACCCACCAGAGAAGACTTCGAGCCCAAAACCGAAGTGGCAGCGACCAATGATTCTCCTTTCCAGGTGATTCGTGATCGCATCGGTAAAAAATCTTCAAAGCAGGATGTCGAGAATCCGTTCCTGGCCGACCCGAGTCTGAGCGAGCCTGCATTTGAGCAGGAACCAATGGAAGTTGCCGAGGTCAAATCGGAAAAGACACCGATGAAATCTCAGGTAGACGACTCAGCACAAAAACGGGAACAGGCAGGTTCCAGACTGAACGAGATTCTGGCCCAGGCTGAAAATCGTTCCCAGCCGGAAGAAGAAGTCACCTTCAGGAGACTGACTGACGAAGCGGTCGCCCAGATGGAATCCGCGAGTCAAGCAGAACGGCAACCGGTTCGGAATGCCGAAGTCCGGGAAACACAGGTCGCTCAAGTGACTGAAAAACCGGCTGCAACTCAGCCCACGCACAAACGTTCTGCTTACGAACTGATGCGGGACCTGCAGACTGAGTTAATCGCTGATTTCACACCGGCTGATGAGCAACGGGTACAGGTTACACCAGATTTCCGACAGGTCGCACAAAGCGAAATGCCACGGGAAACAGAGAATACGTTCGAGCGTCAGCAGCGTGAAGCTGTCAGCAACTCGCCCTTTGAAGATGCTGAAGTGGCCCAGATCGGAACCTGGAATCCCGTCGATCCGAAATCAAAATCGGAACAGGGAAAAATCAGTACGGTTTCCCGGCAGTTCGAAGTTGAGCCGGTACAGCCCAGCCAGAAGCCGATTGTGCAGAACGTGAGTCTCAGCCAGCCTAAGCGGGAAGTCGTACCTCCCAATTCGGCAGCCGCTCTCTGTCCCAATGCCAGCGGTGAAGTCCTGTACCTGGTCAAACAGCTGGATTCCAGCGATGTGCCCGAACTGAAGCAGGCAGTCCAGCGACTGGGGGCAATGGAAGCTGAAGCAATCGCTTCGGTTCCCGCTCTGCGTTCTCTGTCACTGCATGAGAATATGGGCGTGCGGATTCAAAGTGCGTTCTCATTATGGAGAATCGAAGGGAATACGGATGATTCCGTGCCGACTTTGATTGAAGCCATGAATTCCCAGGTGGAAAGTGATCGTTCTTTCGCGGCAGCTGTGCTGTCACAGATTGGTCATCAGTCACAGGAACTGACACCGATTCTGGTTCGCTCACTCTCGGACAGCAATCCTTACGTTCGCCTGCATACGGCTGAACTGCTGGCTCGGAATCCGGACTGGAAATATCAGGCTCATAAGACACTGTCAGACTGCCTGATGTCCAAAGATGTCAACATTCGTTGGCTGGCCTGCTACAGCCTGGCTGATCTGCAACCGGAAGATGACCGTGTCGTAGCGGCCCTCTCGCTGGCTCTGCAGGATAAAGCAAGTCAGGTGCGTGCGGGAGCCGCTTATGCACTGGGAGAGATTGGGCCCTTCGCTCACAAATCAATTCCAGAACTGCAGAAAGCACGGTTTGATACGAACTCAGACGTTCGAACCGCAGCCCGTAATGCCTTGACCCGGGTAAGCCATCGGATCAATGCTCCTTCAGCCAACTGA